The Argopecten irradians isolate NY chromosome 6, Ai_NY, whole genome shotgun sequence genome has a window encoding:
- the LOC138324818 gene encoding histone-binding protein N1/N2-like isoform X2, producing the protein MEAAMTAINMIAQGKRNMVCGEIPTAVNQFQEACKVLSKSYGETAKECAEAYYQYGRALLDLARMETGVLGNALQGVPEDEEGEKSADEQFEKGDMEAEDRYRLRAEVVDAMSEKELASEKEKEQKGDKDKEKDGDKDEKKEEKKEEKKDDEKDKEKDGDKDEKKDEKKEEKKDEEAMDTDNGTKEVSPEIEKKDEEKEKKDSEKMKKDSEKDEKKVDKEKSSKEDEKDKEKDKEKDEELKKKEKKSEGDSSSTKNSTEDEEEGEEGTEEEGTEEDEDESEAVETAEEGDTSQDEGSQGEKEGEENADDVSNLQLAWEMLELAKVIYLKDEDKAAKLRAADAYLKLGEVSLETEQYTQSISDFTECLNIQKSVLEPDDRSLAETHYQLGLAYSFNKEYDQSIDSYRAAVKVMESKIESLQKKLDENKFPEPKEGSFDDTKKLTEQEINDLKEILPDIRGKVEEVKEERRQIDELKKMAKEGMSVITESLGLQKPEEKPKDEPKKPVSDISHLIRRKRKPDEEEEPVEAKKTRQENGSGDAPPKVNGVDKDAMDVDPKKAETDAAKPTEAVAS; encoded by the exons ATGGAAGCTGCCATGACTGCCATTAACATGATCGCACAAGGAAAACGCAACATGGTTTGCGGAGAGATACCAACGGCAGTGAATCAGTTCCAGGAAGCCTGTAAAGTTCT TTCTAAATCCTATGGGGAGACAGCTAAGGAATGCGCAGAAGCTTATTATCAATATGGAAGAGCTTTACTAGACTTGGCTAGGATGGAAACTGGAGTATTGGGAAATGCTTTACAAGGAg TTCCAGAGGATGAGGAAGGAGAGAAAAGTGCAGATGAGCAGTTTGAGAAAGGCGACATGGAAG CTGAAGACCGTTACAGACTTCGAGCTGAAGTTGTTGATGCAATGTCTGAAAAAGAGCTTGCATCTGAGaaagaaaaagaacaaaaaggTGACAAAGATAAGGAAAAggatggagataaggatgagaAAAAGGAGGAGAAAAAGGAAGAAAAGAAGGATGATGAGAAAGATAAGGAAAAggatggagataaggatgagaAAAAGGatgaaaaaaaggaagaaaagaaGGATGAAGAAGCTATGGACACTGATAATGGCACAAAAGAGGTGTCGCCAGAAATTGAGAAAAAAGAcgaggaaaaagagaaaaaggattcagaaaaaatgaaaaaggatTCAGAAAAAGATGAAAAGAAGGTAGACAAAGAGAAATCAAGCAAAGAAGATGAGAAAGACAAAGAGAAAGACAAGGAGAAGGATGAAGAGCTCAAAAAGAAAGAGAAGAAATCTGAAG GAGATTCAAGTTCAACAAAGAACAGTACAGAGGATGAGGAGGAGGGAGAAGAGGGAACAGAGGAAGAAGGTACAGAGGAAGATGAAGACGAGAGTGAAGCAGTCGAAACCGCAGAGGAAGGAGATACTTCACAAGATGAGGGGTCACAGGGGGAAAAGGAAGGAGAG GAGAATGCAGACGACGTCTCAAATCTACAGCTGGCCTGGGAAATGTTGGAGCTGGCtaaagttatatatttaaa GGATGAGGACAAAGCGGCGAAATTGAGGGCAGCAGATGCATATTTAAAGCTGGGAGAAGTTAGTCTCGAGACAG agCAATACACACAATCCATATCGGATTTCACAGAGTGTCTTAACATACAGAAATCTGTACTAGAACCTGATGATCGGTCACTAGCAGAAAC ACATTATCAACTGGGGCTTGCATATAGTTTCAACAAAGAATACGACCAGTCTATAGACAGTTACCGAGCAGCAGTCAAAGTAATGGAAAGCAAAATAG AATCCCTGCAGAAGAAATTAGATGAAAATAAGTTCCCAGAACCAAAAG AAGGCAGCTTTGATGACACAAAGAAATTAACAGAACAAGAAATAAATGATCTGAAAGAGATCTTACCAGATATCCGAGGAAAG GTAGAGGAGGTTAAGGAGGAGCGTAGACAAATCGACGAGTTAAAGAAGATGGCTAAGGAGGGAATGTCTGTG ATCACCGAAAGTCTGGGTCTCCAGAAACCAGAAGAAAAACCCAAAGAT GAGCCTAAAAAGCCAGTCTCCGATATCAGTCATCTTATTCGCAGAAAG AGGAAGCCGGATGAGGAGGAAGAGCCTGTGGAGGCCAAGAAGACACGCCAGGAGAATGGATCTGGTGATGCCCCTCCAAAGGTGAACGGTGTGGACAAAGATGCCATG GATGTGGACCCAAAGAAAGCCGAAACTGATGCTGCAAAACCTACCGAAGCAGTAGCTTCATGA
- the LOC138324818 gene encoding protein HGV2-like isoform X3, whose amino-acid sequence MDNPGPSWSSDKDRMEAAMTAINMIAQGKRNMVCGEIPTAVNQFQEACKVLSKSYGETAKECAEAYYQYGRALLDLARMETGVLGNALQGVPEDEEGEKSADEQFEKGDMEGDSSSTKNSTEDEEEGEEGTEEEGTEEDEDESEAVETAEEGDTSQDEGSQGEKEGEENADDVSNLQLAWEMLELAKVIYLKDEDKAAKLRAADAYLKLGEVSLETEQYTQSISDFTECLNIQKSVLEPDDRSLAETHYQLGLAYSFNKEYDQSIDSYRAAVKVMESKIESLQKKLDENKFPEPKEGSFDDTKKLTEQEINDLKEILPDIRGKVEEVKEERRQIDELKKMAKEGMSVITESLGLQKPEEKPKDEPKKPVSDISHLIRRKRKPDEEEEPVEAKKTRQENGSGDAPPKVNGVDKDAMDVDPKKAETDAAKPTEAVAS is encoded by the exons ATGGACAATCCGGGTCCTAGTTGGTCATCAGACAAAGACAG AATGGAAGCTGCCATGACTGCCATTAACATGATCGCACAAGGAAAACGCAACATGGTTTGCGGAGAGATACCAACGGCAGTGAATCAGTTCCAGGAAGCCTGTAAAGTTCT TTCTAAATCCTATGGGGAGACAGCTAAGGAATGCGCAGAAGCTTATTATCAATATGGAAGAGCTTTACTAGACTTGGCTAGGATGGAAACTGGAGTATTGGGAAATGCTTTACAAGGAg TTCCAGAGGATGAGGAAGGAGAGAAAAGTGCAGATGAGCAGTTTGAGAAAGGCGACATGGAAG GAGATTCAAGTTCAACAAAGAACAGTACAGAGGATGAGGAGGAGGGAGAAGAGGGAACAGAGGAAGAAGGTACAGAGGAAGATGAAGACGAGAGTGAAGCAGTCGAAACCGCAGAGGAAGGAGATACTTCACAAGATGAGGGGTCACAGGGGGAAAAGGAAGGAGAG GAGAATGCAGACGACGTCTCAAATCTACAGCTGGCCTGGGAAATGTTGGAGCTGGCtaaagttatatatttaaa GGATGAGGACAAAGCGGCGAAATTGAGGGCAGCAGATGCATATTTAAAGCTGGGAGAAGTTAGTCTCGAGACAG agCAATACACACAATCCATATCGGATTTCACAGAGTGTCTTAACATACAGAAATCTGTACTAGAACCTGATGATCGGTCACTAGCAGAAAC ACATTATCAACTGGGGCTTGCATATAGTTTCAACAAAGAATACGACCAGTCTATAGACAGTTACCGAGCAGCAGTCAAAGTAATGGAAAGCAAAATAG AATCCCTGCAGAAGAAATTAGATGAAAATAAGTTCCCAGAACCAAAAG AAGGCAGCTTTGATGACACAAAGAAATTAACAGAACAAGAAATAAATGATCTGAAAGAGATCTTACCAGATATCCGAGGAAAG GTAGAGGAGGTTAAGGAGGAGCGTAGACAAATCGACGAGTTAAAGAAGATGGCTAAGGAGGGAATGTCTGTG ATCACCGAAAGTCTGGGTCTCCAGAAACCAGAAGAAAAACCCAAAGAT GAGCCTAAAAAGCCAGTCTCCGATATCAGTCATCTTATTCGCAGAAAG AGGAAGCCGGATGAGGAGGAAGAGCCTGTGGAGGCCAAGAAGACACGCCAGGAGAATGGATCTGGTGATGCCCCTCCAAAGGTGAACGGTGTGGACAAAGATGCCATG GATGTGGACCCAAAGAAAGCCGAAACTGATGCTGCAAAACCTACCGAAGCAGTAGCTTCATGA
- the LOC138324818 gene encoding histone-binding protein N1/N2-like isoform X1 codes for MDNPGPSWSSDKDRMEAAMTAINMIAQGKRNMVCGEIPTAVNQFQEACKVLSKSYGETAKECAEAYYQYGRALLDLARMETGVLGNALQGVPEDEEGEKSADEQFEKGDMEAEDRYRLRAEVVDAMSEKELASEKEKEQKGDKDKEKDGDKDEKKEEKKEEKKDDEKDKEKDGDKDEKKDEKKEEKKDEEAMDTDNGTKEVSPEIEKKDEEKEKKDSEKMKKDSEKDEKKVDKEKSSKEDEKDKEKDKEKDEELKKKEKKSEGDSSSTKNSTEDEEEGEEGTEEEGTEEDEDESEAVETAEEGDTSQDEGSQGEKEGEENADDVSNLQLAWEMLELAKVIYLKDEDKAAKLRAADAYLKLGEVSLETEQYTQSISDFTECLNIQKSVLEPDDRSLAETHYQLGLAYSFNKEYDQSIDSYRAAVKVMESKIESLQKKLDENKFPEPKEGSFDDTKKLTEQEINDLKEILPDIRGKVEEVKEERRQIDELKKMAKEGMSVITESLGLQKPEEKPKDEPKKPVSDISHLIRRKRKPDEEEEPVEAKKTRQENGSGDAPPKVNGVDKDAMDVDPKKAETDAAKPTEAVAS; via the exons ATGGACAATCCGGGTCCTAGTTGGTCATCAGACAAAGACAG AATGGAAGCTGCCATGACTGCCATTAACATGATCGCACAAGGAAAACGCAACATGGTTTGCGGAGAGATACCAACGGCAGTGAATCAGTTCCAGGAAGCCTGTAAAGTTCT TTCTAAATCCTATGGGGAGACAGCTAAGGAATGCGCAGAAGCTTATTATCAATATGGAAGAGCTTTACTAGACTTGGCTAGGATGGAAACTGGAGTATTGGGAAATGCTTTACAAGGAg TTCCAGAGGATGAGGAAGGAGAGAAAAGTGCAGATGAGCAGTTTGAGAAAGGCGACATGGAAG CTGAAGACCGTTACAGACTTCGAGCTGAAGTTGTTGATGCAATGTCTGAAAAAGAGCTTGCATCTGAGaaagaaaaagaacaaaaaggTGACAAAGATAAGGAAAAggatggagataaggatgagaAAAAGGAGGAGAAAAAGGAAGAAAAGAAGGATGATGAGAAAGATAAGGAAAAggatggagataaggatgagaAAAAGGatgaaaaaaaggaagaaaagaaGGATGAAGAAGCTATGGACACTGATAATGGCACAAAAGAGGTGTCGCCAGAAATTGAGAAAAAAGAcgaggaaaaagagaaaaaggattcagaaaaaatgaaaaaggatTCAGAAAAAGATGAAAAGAAGGTAGACAAAGAGAAATCAAGCAAAGAAGATGAGAAAGACAAAGAGAAAGACAAGGAGAAGGATGAAGAGCTCAAAAAGAAAGAGAAGAAATCTGAAG GAGATTCAAGTTCAACAAAGAACAGTACAGAGGATGAGGAGGAGGGAGAAGAGGGAACAGAGGAAGAAGGTACAGAGGAAGATGAAGACGAGAGTGAAGCAGTCGAAACCGCAGAGGAAGGAGATACTTCACAAGATGAGGGGTCACAGGGGGAAAAGGAAGGAGAG GAGAATGCAGACGACGTCTCAAATCTACAGCTGGCCTGGGAAATGTTGGAGCTGGCtaaagttatatatttaaa GGATGAGGACAAAGCGGCGAAATTGAGGGCAGCAGATGCATATTTAAAGCTGGGAGAAGTTAGTCTCGAGACAG agCAATACACACAATCCATATCGGATTTCACAGAGTGTCTTAACATACAGAAATCTGTACTAGAACCTGATGATCGGTCACTAGCAGAAAC ACATTATCAACTGGGGCTTGCATATAGTTTCAACAAAGAATACGACCAGTCTATAGACAGTTACCGAGCAGCAGTCAAAGTAATGGAAAGCAAAATAG AATCCCTGCAGAAGAAATTAGATGAAAATAAGTTCCCAGAACCAAAAG AAGGCAGCTTTGATGACACAAAGAAATTAACAGAACAAGAAATAAATGATCTGAAAGAGATCTTACCAGATATCCGAGGAAAG GTAGAGGAGGTTAAGGAGGAGCGTAGACAAATCGACGAGTTAAAGAAGATGGCTAAGGAGGGAATGTCTGTG ATCACCGAAAGTCTGGGTCTCCAGAAACCAGAAGAAAAACCCAAAGAT GAGCCTAAAAAGCCAGTCTCCGATATCAGTCATCTTATTCGCAGAAAG AGGAAGCCGGATGAGGAGGAAGAGCCTGTGGAGGCCAAGAAGACACGCCAGGAGAATGGATCTGGTGATGCCCCTCCAAAGGTGAACGGTGTGGACAAAGATGCCATG GATGTGGACCCAAAGAAAGCCGAAACTGATGCTGCAAAACCTACCGAAGCAGTAGCTTCATGA